From a region of the Paenibacillus sp. R14(2021) genome:
- a CDS encoding Fur family transcriptional regulator: MGATVEQALEQLKSTGVRMTPQRHAILSFLMHSKSHPTADEIYKSLSSSFPSMSVATIYNNLRLFVDAGLIKELTYGDDSSRFDADLSEHYHAICRSCGTIVDFDHPPLTGVEEAASRVTGFRVEGHRMEIYGQCATCASRHN; this comes from the coding sequence ATGGGGGCGACCGTTGAGCAAGCTTTAGAACAATTAAAAAGTACCGGCGTTCGTATGACCCCGCAGCGTCATGCCATATTAAGTTTTCTCATGCATTCCAAATCGCATCCAACTGCGGACGAAATTTATAAATCGCTCTCGTCTTCTTTTCCGAGCATGAGCGTAGCGACGATATATAATAACCTGCGGCTTTTCGTTGATGCAGGGCTGATCAAGGAACTCACCTACGGCGACGATTCGAGTCGATTTGATGCCGATCTTTCGGAGCATTATCACGCGATTTGCCGTTCTTGCGGAACGATTGTGGACTTTGATCATCCGCCGTTGACCGGGGTGGAAGAAGCCGCTTCCAGAGTGACGGGGTTTCGAGTGGAAGGTCATCGCATGGAGATTTACGGGCAATGCGCAACATGTGCATCGCGGCATAACTGA
- a CDS encoding DUF5345 family protein produces the protein MKKQRRQGTMNAAEEAAANSAKRDEELELERTFGDLLWGHVEKWDHAIEPQVPSVEALSQLVRERKGQLRSRMQSERLVFGLISLVLLSGLLLVWQCSILLFAVLQSVVFAAAAGFLVLASTLGRKERLRR, from the coding sequence ATGAAGAAACAGCGCAGGCAAGGCACGATGAACGCTGCTGAGGAAGCAGCGGCAAACAGCGCAAAACGGGATGAGGAGTTGGAGCTGGAACGGACTTTCGGGGACTTGCTTTGGGGTCATGTCGAGAAATGGGATCACGCGATCGAGCCGCAGGTGCCGTCTGTAGAAGCTTTATCGCAGCTGGTGCGCGAGCGTAAGGGGCAGCTTCGCAGCCGCATGCAGTCGGAGCGGCTCGTTTTTGGGCTGATCAGTCTGGTCCTGCTTAGCGGACTGCTGCTCGTTTGGCAGTGCAGCATTTTGCTGTTTGCCGTCCTGCAGAGCGTCGTGTTTGCTGCGGCAGCCGGTTTTCTCGTCTTGGCTTCCACGTTGGGCAGGAAGGAGAGGCTGCGAAGATGA
- a CDS encoding nucleotidyltransferase-like protein: MEHIKSHFKDLLEHQEGLISLAAIENSFLYNPLIDGLDLLLLVVVEQEDPAKGTEHIRIGGERVQFKTVTPAMLEHWTAGIENRSIIQWLARGEILLDRDNYLANLRDSLLLFPSMMRRQKELVEFTGFIRTYLQAKQDLQDNNLLDAYSNVLTALHHWAHIAFIEEGVHPELTVWRQMRRFNPGIYKLYEELTISPESLEKRVQLVLLACEFSVMSKMKSSCELLFTILGSREEPWSVMELQLHPLLTDLHMDLSLLLQNLVKRGYVREVVYMPLMGDTEALELRYH, from the coding sequence GTGGAACATATTAAATCACATTTTAAAGACCTGCTGGAGCACCAAGAAGGACTCATTAGTCTCGCTGCGATTGAAAATTCATTTTTGTACAATCCGCTTATTGACGGGTTAGATCTGCTGCTGCTCGTCGTCGTGGAACAAGAAGACCCCGCCAAAGGAACTGAGCATATTCGTATTGGCGGGGAACGCGTACAATTTAAAACGGTTACGCCTGCTATGCTGGAGCATTGGACGGCTGGTATCGAGAACCGTAGTATTATACAATGGCTTGCCCGGGGGGAAATCCTGTTGGACCGCGACAATTATCTGGCTAATTTGCGCGACAGCCTGCTATTATTTCCTTCAATGATGCGCAGGCAGAAGGAACTAGTGGAGTTTACGGGTTTTATTCGAACGTACCTGCAGGCTAAGCAGGATTTGCAGGACAATAACCTGCTGGATGCCTACAGCAACGTACTTACGGCTCTTCATCATTGGGCGCATATCGCGTTTATTGAAGAAGGCGTGCATCCGGAACTGACGGTCTGGCGCCAGATGCGCCGTTTCAATCCCGGTATCTATAAACTCTATGAAGAACTGACCATATCGCCGGAGTCCCTGGAGAAGAGGGTTCAGCTTGTGCTTCTCGCATGCGAATTCTCAGTCATGAGCAAAATGAAATCCTCATGCGAGCTGCTGTTCACGATATTAGGAAGCCGTGAAGAGCCGTGGAGCGTCATGGAGCTCCAATTGCATCCGCTCCTTACGGATCTCCACATGGATTTATCGCTATTGCTGCAGAACTTGGTCAAACGTGGCTATGTTCGTGAGGTAGTCTACATGCCATTGATGGGAGATACTGAAGCCCTGGAACTTCGGTATCACTAG
- a CDS encoding DUF4097 family beta strand repeat-containing protein: MGEQSRRKSALAPLLAFLIPGGGHLALGRTVTGLLLLLGTLTDIAGIIRFADEGGGEFALLIILLGLGVPYFWFYSVFSTLQLSAKLRHEAAEREAELLGDTRTNREVERHGGISFALIAQGIAVIGISFILLVLVQSTIDVSLPIETTGTYLPGVLLICLAVVIVLRGKQAMFKLGRFTAAAVLVTVGSLLLWDQLRSRNDIELLGQWWPAAFVLLGIEIMIASLVYRKGVKRPSFDIGGAFIAVIVTVTAFAVTQYASMPFRWLDEFKVNLTGTSGFGEEKGFQYKKETIHEPLLPSTSVIAINNVNGSVLVKEGDVGDIVIETVMWVDAADQQEADNTAEKSEVVISGDDHIKIEAKGHPYGTNGDRKPRMNMVITLPADSAFGKQAQSTPPPNDPNSGKSANNANGGTSSTESGVDAMNSPAPPVDQEAVPPGDSSTNSGQSATSDNANASTTGKTPQVELYIGTVNGSVVTSDLTVSGGLTIKVTSGEISVKRIAGPVDAETKNGSITAAALDGSIKLNTYNGDIAAADITGSIDGSTLSGSIDLRHISGDIDTDTKNGQIGVREASGAIKADTLNGDINIASAAVGGDWDIDSSIGEIHLMIPETGSYSVSGSVTFGDVSTDLPLTISKKTIRGSVGESTYRINIDANSSIVVNRYTP; this comes from the coding sequence ATGGGCGAACAGTCACGTCGGAAGTCCGCTTTAGCGCCTCTGCTTGCTTTTCTGATTCCTGGCGGCGGGCATTTGGCTTTAGGCAGGACGGTCACGGGTCTGCTTCTGCTGCTGGGTACGCTGACCGATATCGCGGGTATCATTCGCTTCGCGGACGAGGGCGGCGGCGAATTTGCGCTGCTTATCATTTTACTGGGCCTGGGTGTGCCTTATTTTTGGTTTTACAGCGTGTTCAGCACGCTGCAGCTGTCGGCTAAGCTTCGTCATGAGGCTGCGGAACGGGAAGCGGAGCTGCTGGGCGATACGCGGACGAATAGAGAGGTTGAACGGCACGGAGGAATTAGCTTTGCTTTAATTGCGCAGGGAATTGCCGTCATAGGGATAAGCTTCATACTCCTTGTGCTCGTTCAATCGACTATAGATGTGTCGCTGCCGATTGAGACGACCGGAACCTATTTGCCTGGGGTTCTGCTCATTTGCCTTGCGGTAGTCATTGTTTTAAGGGGGAAGCAGGCGATGTTTAAATTGGGAAGATTCACGGCGGCTGCCGTACTGGTCACTGTCGGCAGTTTGCTGCTGTGGGATCAGCTGCGCAGCCGGAATGACATCGAGCTGCTCGGACAATGGTGGCCTGCGGCATTTGTGCTGCTGGGCATCGAGATTATGATTGCCAGCCTGGTGTATCGCAAAGGAGTGAAGCGGCCATCGTTTGACATCGGTGGTGCATTCATCGCGGTTATCGTCACCGTGACAGCCTTTGCTGTAACGCAGTATGCATCCATGCCGTTTCGCTGGCTGGATGAGTTTAAAGTCAATTTGACGGGCACAAGCGGATTTGGAGAAGAGAAGGGCTTCCAATACAAGAAGGAAACCATCCATGAGCCGCTGCTTCCGAGCACATCGGTTATCGCGATCAATAACGTGAACGGCAGTGTACTAGTCAAGGAGGGGGATGTCGGCGACATTGTCATTGAAACCGTTATGTGGGTCGATGCCGCCGATCAGCAGGAGGCAGACAATACGGCAGAGAAGTCGGAAGTTGTCATCAGCGGAGACGACCACATCAAAATCGAGGCGAAAGGCCATCCGTACGGGACTAACGGTGATCGTAAGCCGCGTATGAATATGGTAATCACACTGCCTGCGGACTCCGCCTTCGGCAAGCAGGCGCAGTCGACCCCTCCGCCGAACGATCCGAACAGCGGCAAGTCAGCGAATAATGCCAACGGTGGTACTTCGTCAACCGAATCAGGGGTCGATGCGATGAATTCTCCTGCCCCTCCTGTAGACCAAGAGGCTGTTCCACCCGGCGATTCATCGACCAATTCCGGACAATCTGCAACTTCAGATAATGCCAATGCGTCTACTACAGGGAAGACTCCCCAAGTGGAGCTTTACATCGGGACCGTGAACGGCTCAGTCGTTACATCAGATCTTACCGTCAGTGGAGGTTTGACCATCAAGGTGACTTCGGGCGAAATTTCGGTTAAACGAATCGCAGGGCCCGTAGATGCCGAAACGAAGAACGGCAGCATCACCGCTGCTGCGCTGGACGGCAGCATCAAGCTGAACACTTATAACGGCGACATTGCGGCTGCAGACATTACGGGCAGTATAGACGGCTCTACATTAAGCGGGAGCATAGATTTACGGCATATATCCGGCGATATCGATACAGATACGAAGAATGGTCAGATCGGTGTTAGAGAAGCGTCAGGCGCTATCAAAGCGGACACATTGAACGGTGATATCAATATCGCAAGCGCAGCTGTCGGCGGCGACTGGGATATAGACAGCTCAATCGGGGAGATTCATCTGATGATTCCTGAAACGGGCAGCTATTCCGTGAGCGGATCCGTTACATTTGGTGATGTATCTACGGACTTGCCCTTAACAATCAGCAAGAAAACGATACGCGGGAGCGTCGGAGAGTCGACGTACCGAATCAATATCGATGCCAACAGCAGCATTGTGGTAAATCGTTACACCCCTTAA
- the sigY gene encoding RNA polymerase sigma factor SigY yields the protein MSGAESQFEEERLVALAVRGDDEALASLLRGGYAMLYRYMLKITMNKAIAEDLVQETMLKAIERIGDFQRRSKFSTWLISIATRLYLDEMRKEQRAQKWQTAEQALQGIRFQAAMQQQEWPLALDALGGLSYEIRVPILLKYYYGYAYEEIAAWMDIPVGTVKSRLHNGLARLRKELKDE from the coding sequence ATGAGCGGCGCAGAATCGCAATTCGAAGAAGAACGCCTCGTTGCGCTAGCCGTCCGCGGCGATGACGAAGCGCTTGCCAGCTTGCTCCGCGGCGGCTATGCGATGCTGTATCGCTATATGCTCAAGATCACGATGAACAAGGCGATAGCCGAGGATCTCGTGCAGGAAACGATGCTGAAGGCGATTGAGCGTATTGGCGACTTCCAGCGCAGGAGCAAGTTCTCCACCTGGCTGATCTCGATAGCGACAAGGCTGTATCTCGATGAGATGCGCAAGGAGCAGCGGGCACAGAAATGGCAGACGGCGGAGCAGGCGCTGCAGGGCATCCGGTTCCAAGCCGCCATGCAGCAGCAGGAATGGCCGCTGGCGCTGGATGCGCTCGGCGGGCTGTCCTATGAAATTCGTGTCCCGATCCTGCTGAAATATTATTATGGGTACGCCTATGAAGAAATTGCCGCTTGGATGGATATTCCGGTCGGGACGGTAAAATCCAGGCTGCACAATGGACTGGCAAGGCTGAGGAAGGAGTTGAAGGACGAATGA
- the gatC gene encoding Asp-tRNA(Asn)/Glu-tRNA(Gln) amidotransferase subunit GatC, producing MSITIKDVEHVANLARLELSEQEKEQFAGQLNAILKYAEKLNELETDDVEPTSHVLPVHNVMREDVIRESVSNETALRNAPDDEDGQFKVPAVLE from the coding sequence ATGAGCATCACGATCAAAGATGTTGAGCATGTGGCCAACCTGGCCCGGCTGGAGCTCTCCGAGCAGGAGAAAGAGCAGTTTGCCGGACAGCTGAATGCCATTTTGAAATATGCGGAGAAGCTGAACGAGCTTGAAACCGACGATGTGGAGCCGACGAGCCATGTGCTTCCGGTTCATAATGTGATGCGGGAAGATGTCATTCGGGAATCCGTGTCCAATGAAACCGCGCTGCGTAACGCGCCTGATGATGAAGACGGCCAGTTCAAAGTGCCGGCTGTTTTGGAATAA
- a CDS encoding glycosyl hydrolase family 18 protein: METVRFRPRRQSGGWLKWLVITSGLFAMVIGMWFGWQRLAPNNTVVEPDYGAAHPLLYHGEVMKNGALVEGGEVRIPITVIQEQLGLKEEVYYESKTGSIVMTTANKVLRMQTNTLTATLNKQPYQLRIAAEVINKVAYMPIKPLQEMYGLQVEYNEKTDIVTVMTAGEAVQLGANPKTKGMLTIRRSPTIKAPIYERVPGETEVRIWGEQEGWYLVQSPDGIVGYASKSNLALTQMEQIKKQQEEPVYPAWKAVGTKINLTWEAVYGRSPNTAAIGDMPGVNVVSPTWFQLLDGKGSIKSTADMAYVNWAHNRHMQVWGVFSNSFEPDRTTAALASTDARLKMIQQLAAYAQMYKLQGINLDFENVYTADKANLVQFVRELTPYMHEMGVVVSIDVTPKSNSEMWSLFLDRAALGKVVDYMMIMAYDEHWASSQDSGSVASLPWTEQSILRILEEDNVPPSKVVLGMPLYTRLWTEKKDESGKLKVSSKALGMEAVQKILKDHKLTPKLDTDAGQRYVEYQQDGALQRIWIEDSLSMKERVALVKKYKLAGAATWQRQFQSDDIWAIIHQSLIQLP, encoded by the coding sequence GTGGAAACTGTTCGGTTTCGGCCAAGACGCCAAAGTGGCGGATGGTTGAAATGGCTGGTCATCACGAGCGGCTTATTCGCAATGGTCATCGGTATGTGGTTCGGCTGGCAGCGGCTGGCCCCAAACAACACGGTGGTAGAGCCGGATTACGGAGCCGCGCATCCGTTGCTCTATCACGGCGAGGTTATGAAGAACGGGGCGCTCGTTGAAGGCGGCGAGGTTCGGATACCGATCACGGTCATTCAGGAACAGCTTGGGCTCAAGGAAGAAGTTTATTACGAGAGCAAGACGGGCTCCATCGTAATGACAACGGCGAATAAGGTGCTTCGCATGCAGACGAATACGCTGACGGCGACATTGAATAAACAACCCTATCAGCTGCGGATTGCTGCAGAGGTTATTAATAAAGTGGCCTATATGCCGATCAAACCGCTGCAGGAGATGTATGGACTTCAAGTAGAGTATAACGAGAAAACAGACATTGTTACGGTCATGACGGCGGGAGAGGCTGTGCAGCTCGGCGCCAATCCCAAAACCAAAGGCATGCTGACGATTCGTCGGAGCCCAACCATCAAAGCACCGATTTACGAGCGGGTGCCTGGGGAGACTGAGGTTCGGATCTGGGGCGAGCAGGAAGGCTGGTATCTTGTCCAAAGTCCAGACGGCATCGTGGGCTATGCTTCCAAATCCAATCTTGCTTTAACGCAGATGGAGCAGATCAAGAAGCAGCAGGAAGAACCGGTATATCCAGCATGGAAGGCCGTGGGCACCAAAATCAATCTAACCTGGGAAGCCGTCTACGGAAGGTCGCCCAATACAGCGGCAATCGGGGACATGCCCGGCGTAAACGTCGTCTCGCCGACATGGTTCCAACTGCTGGACGGCAAGGGGAGTATTAAGAGTACAGCTGATATGGCCTACGTCAATTGGGCACACAATCGTCATATGCAGGTATGGGGAGTGTTCAGTAACAGCTTTGAGCCCGATCGAACCACTGCTGCGCTTGCGAGTACGGATGCACGCTTGAAAATGATCCAACAGCTGGCGGCCTACGCGCAAATGTACAAGCTGCAGGGCATTAACCTCGACTTCGAAAATGTGTATACGGCTGACAAAGCTAATCTTGTACAGTTTGTCCGCGAACTGACGCCGTATATGCACGAAATGGGCGTGGTCGTATCGATTGACGTCACGCCAAAATCTAACAGTGAAATGTGGTCTTTGTTTTTAGACCGGGCGGCGCTTGGCAAAGTCGTGGATTATATGATGATTATGGCTTATGACGAGCATTGGGCATCAAGTCAGGATTCGGGTTCCGTAGCATCGCTGCCTTGGACGGAACAATCCATTCTTCGTATTCTGGAGGAAGACAACGTTCCGCCAAGCAAAGTCGTGCTGGGGATGCCGCTCTATACGAGGCTCTGGACAGAGAAGAAGGACGAGAGCGGTAAACTCAAAGTGAGCTCGAAGGCGCTTGGCATGGAAGCCGTACAGAAGATTTTGAAAGATCATAAGCTCACGCCTAAATTGGATACCGATGCCGGTCAGCGCTACGTAGAGTACCAGCAGGATGGAGCGCTGCAGCGAATATGGATTGAGGATTCGCTTTCGATGAAGGAACGTGTTGCGCTTGTGAAGAAGTACAAATTGGCCGGAGCAGCTACGTGGCAGAGGCAATTTCAGTCCGATGATATTTGGGCCATCATTCATCAGTCTTTAATTCAGCTTCCGTAA
- the gatB gene encoding Asp-tRNA(Asn)/Glu-tRNA(Gln) amidotransferase subunit GatB codes for MFESNKYETVVGLEVHVELHTKSKIFCGCSTSFGAPPNTHTCPICLGHPGVLPVLNRQALEYAMKAAMALNCQIADISKFDRKNYFYPDSPKAYQISQFDKPIGEHGWIDIEVNGQTKRIGITRLHLEEDAGKLTHIDGGFGSLVDFNRVGTPLVEIVSEPDIRTPEEAKAYLEKLKAIMLYCDVSDVKMEEGSLRCDANISIRPYGQEQFGTRAELKNMNSFRGVQRGLEYEEMRQADVLDSGGKVVQETRRWDESQGKTFTMRSKEEAHDYRYFPDPDLVQIHIDDEWKARVRASIPELPDARKARYSEDFGLPSYDAEVITSSKKLADFFEESLNYTKDAKAVSNWIMGDLLGYLNAGGLELDDIKLTGQGLGEMIGLMEKGTISSKIAKTVFKEMLESGKSPQQIVEEQGLVQISDEGAIAEVVDRIVSGNPQSVEDFKAGKEKAIGFLVGQVMKETKGKANPALVNKLLVARLNQ; via the coding sequence ATGTTTGAATCGAACAAATACGAAACGGTCGTCGGGCTGGAAGTGCACGTCGAGCTCCACACGAAGAGCAAAATCTTCTGCGGCTGCTCGACCTCCTTCGGCGCCCCGCCGAACACGCATACATGTCCGATCTGCCTCGGACACCCCGGCGTGCTGCCGGTATTGAACCGCCAGGCGCTGGAATATGCCATGAAGGCAGCGATGGCGTTGAATTGCCAAATCGCAGACATTAGCAAGTTCGACCGCAAAAACTATTTCTATCCCGATTCGCCGAAGGCATATCAAATCTCGCAATTCGATAAGCCGATCGGCGAGCATGGCTGGATCGATATCGAAGTGAACGGACAGACCAAACGGATCGGCATCACGCGCCTCCACTTGGAAGAAGATGCGGGTAAACTGACGCACATCGACGGAGGCTTCGGTTCACTCGTCGATTTTAACCGTGTCGGCACGCCGCTTGTTGAGATCGTATCGGAGCCGGACATTCGCACGCCTGAAGAAGCCAAGGCCTACTTGGAGAAGCTCAAGGCAATTATGCTCTATTGCGACGTTTCCGACGTGAAGATGGAAGAGGGCTCGCTGCGCTGCGACGCCAACATCAGTATCCGTCCTTACGGTCAGGAGCAGTTCGGCACGCGTGCGGAGCTGAAGAACATGAACTCCTTCCGCGGCGTACAACGCGGCTTGGAGTATGAAGAGATGCGTCAAGCCGACGTACTCGACAGCGGCGGGAAGGTCGTACAGGAAACACGCCGCTGGGACGAGTCCCAAGGCAAGACGTTTACGATGCGCAGCAAGGAAGAGGCGCACGACTACCGGTATTTCCCGGACCCGGACCTCGTTCAGATTCATATCGACGACGAGTGGAAGGCGCGTGTTCGCGCCTCGATTCCGGAGCTGCCAGACGCCCGCAAAGCGCGTTACTCCGAAGACTTCGGACTGCCGTCCTACGACGCGGAAGTCATAACGTCTTCCAAGAAGCTCGCTGATTTCTTCGAGGAGAGCCTGAACTACACGAAAGATGCCAAAGCGGTGTCCAACTGGATCATGGGCGATCTGCTCGGCTATTTGAACGCAGGCGGCTTGGAACTTGACGATATCAAGCTGACAGGCCAAGGCCTCGGCGAAATGATCGGATTGATGGAGAAAGGCACCATCAGCAGCAAGATCGCCAAAACCGTCTTCAAAGAAATGCTGGAGAGCGGCAAGTCGCCGCAGCAAATCGTTGAGGAGCAGGGCCTTGTCCAAATCAGCGACGAAGGCGCCATCGCTGAAGTCGTCGACCGGATCGTAAGCGGTAATCCGCAGTCGGTGGAGGATTTCAAAGCCGGCAAGGAAAAGGCAATTGGCTTCCTCGTCGGTCAAGTCATGAAGGAAACGAAGGGGAAAGCGAACCCGGCGCTTGTCAATAAGCTGCTAGTCGCACGCCTGAATCAATAA
- a CDS encoding YgzB family protein: MFGKSSKINEFRLWGLLFTLFGMGLMILGTAGIVFWGQAGKIFAAIFMVIGMIAMLISVGVYFWAGMLSTSATILTCPECGRHTKMLGKTDRCMYCKTKLTLDPQQATDLDDTVSIDEVSQPQS; this comes from the coding sequence ATGTTTGGAAAATCGAGTAAAATCAATGAATTTCGGCTCTGGGGACTACTTTTCACCTTGTTTGGCATGGGTCTAATGATACTGGGCACTGCCGGAATCGTATTCTGGGGACAAGCCGGAAAGATTTTTGCCGCTATCTTCATGGTCATCGGCATGATCGCTATGCTGATTAGTGTAGGCGTTTACTTCTGGGCCGGGATGCTATCGACGAGCGCTACAATCCTTACTTGCCCGGAATGCGGCAGACACACGAAAATGCTAGGTAAAACAGACCGCTGTATGTATTGCAAAACGAAATTGACGTTGGATCCTCAACAGGCTACCGATCTCGATGACACCGTATCGATCGACGAAGTCAGCCAACCTCAATCGTGA
- a CDS encoding ATPase: protein MYKLGQRIVILSDVFEQSLPVGEYGYIIAYDRNADNAFDYVIRVPKANRNFYVPAGDIELEAVLIQMEVDRLEREALIDFALATHNAELFHRIMNGDQGEEEEESGSGEPQTREDFMRQVRLKAWI from the coding sequence ATGTACAAACTAGGGCAGCGAATCGTTATTCTTTCGGATGTATTTGAACAAAGCCTCCCGGTCGGGGAGTATGGTTATATAATCGCTTATGATAGAAATGCGGACAATGCGTTTGATTACGTCATTCGTGTTCCGAAAGCGAACCGGAACTTTTACGTTCCCGCGGGAGATATTGAGCTGGAAGCCGTGTTAATTCAGATGGAGGTAGATCGTCTGGAGCGGGAAGCGCTGATTGACTTTGCGCTGGCTACCCATAACGCGGAGCTGTTCCACCGGATTATGAATGGGGATCAGGGTGAAGAGGAAGAAGAGAGCGGCAGCGGCGAGCCGCAGACGCGGGAAGACTTCATGCGTCAGGTACGACTGAAAGCATGGATCTGA
- the gatA gene encoding Asp-tRNA(Asn)/Glu-tRNA(Gln) amidotransferase subunit GatA: MALFDLRLQDVHNQLRKKELSVGDLVDASYSRIAATDASIQAFLTLDEEGARAAAAELDKVLVEGGEQGLLFGLPAGVKDNIVTEGLLTTCASQFLRNYDPIYDATVVKKLKAAQSVTIGKLNMDEFAMGGSNENSSFYPTRNPWNTDYVPGGSSGGSAASVAAGQVYFALGSDTGGSIRQPAAYCGIVGLKPTYGLVSRFGLVAFASSLDQIGPLTKNVEDSAYVLQSIAGYDANDSTSANVDILDYVSALNGDVKGLRIGVPKEYLGQGIDPKVKEAVLAALKQFESLGATWEEVSLPHTEYAVATYYLLASSEASSNLARFDGVRYGVRADNPDNLIDLYRKSRSQGFGQEVKRRIMLGTYALSSGYYDAYYLKAQKVRTLIKQDFDNVFQNFDLIIGPTAPTPAFKIGEQVGDPLTMYLNDICTIPVSLAGVPAISVPCGFADGLPIGLQIIGKAFDERTVLRAAHAFEQHTEHHKQRPQL; encoded by the coding sequence TTGGCACTCTTTGATCTACGCCTGCAGGATGTACATAACCAACTGAGAAAGAAAGAGCTTTCGGTCGGCGATTTGGTGGATGCTTCGTATTCGCGCATTGCCGCAACCGATGCATCGATTCAAGCGTTCTTGACCTTGGACGAAGAAGGCGCCCGCGCTGCGGCTGCCGAGCTCGACAAGGTGCTGGTAGAAGGCGGCGAACAAGGGCTTTTATTCGGTTTGCCTGCCGGCGTGAAGGACAATATCGTTACAGAAGGTCTGCTTACCACATGCGCAAGCCAGTTTTTGCGCAACTATGATCCGATTTACGATGCGACGGTAGTGAAGAAGCTGAAGGCCGCGCAATCGGTGACGATCGGTAAGCTCAACATGGACGAGTTCGCCATGGGCGGCTCCAACGAAAATTCCAGCTTCTACCCTACGCGTAATCCGTGGAACACGGACTACGTACCGGGTGGTTCAAGCGGCGGCTCCGCTGCATCTGTAGCGGCGGGACAAGTGTATTTCGCGCTCGGCTCCGACACTGGCGGTTCGATCCGTCAGCCTGCGGCATACTGCGGCATCGTTGGCTTGAAGCCTACCTATGGTCTAGTGTCTCGTTTTGGACTAGTAGCATTCGCATCGTCGCTCGACCAGATCGGTCCGCTCACGAAGAATGTTGAGGACTCCGCCTACGTGCTTCAGTCGATCGCCGGCTATGACGCGAACGATTCGACGTCGGCAAACGTCGACATCCTTGACTACGTCAGCGCATTGAACGGCGACGTGAAAGGACTGCGCATCGGCGTGCCGAAGGAATATCTCGGACAAGGCATCGATCCGAAAGTGAAAGAAGCGGTGCTGGCCGCGCTCAAGCAATTCGAGAGCCTCGGCGCGACGTGGGAGGAAGTCTCCCTGCCGCATACCGAGTACGCGGTTGCGACCTACTACCTGCTCGCTTCCTCGGAAGCTTCCTCGAACTTGGCCCGTTTCGACGGCGTCCGTTACGGCGTGCGTGCCGACAATCCGGACAACCTGATCGATTTGTACCGCAAATCGCGGAGCCAGGGCTTCGGCCAGGAAGTAAAACGCCGCATCATGCTTGGAACCTACGCGCTGAGCTCCGGCTATTATGATGCTTACTACTTGAAAGCTCAGAAAGTGCGCACGCTGATCAAGCAGGATTTTGACAACGTGTTCCAGAATTTCGATCTGATCATCGGGCCGACCGCGCCGACGCCTGCCTTTAAGATCGGCGAGCAGGTCGGAGACCCGCTTACGATGTATTTGAACGATATTTGCACGATTCCGGTCAGCCTTGCGGGAGTGCCTGCGATCAGCGTGCCTTGCGGCTTCGCGGACGGACTGCCGATCGGCCTGCAAATCATCGGCAAAGCGTTCGACGAGCGCACGGTGCTGCGCGCCGCGCATGCTTTCGAGCAGCACACTGAGCATCATAAACAGCGTCCGCAGCTGTAA